In the genome of Sinorhizobium chiapasense, the window AAGCTCAACGGTGTCGTGCTCGACACGCCTGTCGTCAACGCAACGCTTGCCGACAGCATCGAGGTCGACGGTCATCCGATCCGCGGCATCGAGCGCACGCGTCTCTGGCTTTATCACAAGCCCGCCGGGTTGGTGACGACCAATGCCGATCCGGAAGGCCGACCGACGGTTTTCGAGAACTTGCCGGAAGGGCTGCCGCGCGTGCTTTCGATCGGCCGCCTCGACATCAACACCGAAGGCCTCCTGCTCTTGACCAATGATGGCGGCCTTGCTCGCGTGCTCGAGCTGCCCTCCACCGGCTGGCTGCGTCGATATCGCGTGCGCGCGCACGGCGAGATCGATCAGGAAGCGCTCGACCGGCTGAAAGATGGCATCGCGGTCGACGGCGTGCTCTACGGGGCAATCGAAGCGACGCTCGATCGGGTTCAGGGATCAAACGTCTGGATCACCATGGGCCTGCGAGAAGGCAAGAACCGCGAGATCAAGAACGTGCTCGGCGCGCTTGGTCTCGATGTCAATCGACTGATCCGCATTTCCTATGGCCCCTTCCAGCTGGGCGACCTGCCGGAAGGCCATGTTCAGGAAATTCGCGGCCGCACACTGAGGGACCAACTCGGCCCGCGCCTGATCGAGGACGCGAAGGCGAATTTCGACGCGCCTCTCTACAATGATCAGCCGGCGGCCGAGAGGGACCATCACGACGAGGCTGCGGAGGATGCCGGCAAGCCGGAGCGCGCCGGGAGGCGAGAAAGGCCCGAGGACAAGCGCGAGCGCGCGCTTGCGCGTCTCGACACGCGTCGCGACGAAGGCCGCTCCCGCGATCGTGGTGAGCGTCCCGCCGGCAGGTCCGCCGACCGTCCGGCTCGGGTTCCGGCAAAACGCAGCCGCACCGCCAATGTCTGGATGGCGCCGGGCGCACGCCCGATAGCCGAAAAGAAGCCAAAGTCGGCGGATGAGCCATCGGCGACGCCCGTTCGACGCGAGCGTCCGGAAGGCGCACCGAAGACAAAACGCTATGGCCGCACCAAGGACGGCCTGGCGACGAAGACATCGGGAAAGTTCGATCCCGACCGCAAAGGCGCCGCAGCC includes:
- a CDS encoding pseudouridine synthase, with the translated sequence MTSKDKSTRPGGKTNGREKKPRSGDKKAGATASAKARPAVAAPGADEPQRISKILSRAGVASRRDVERMIMEGRVKLNGVVLDTPVVNATLADSIEVDGHPIRGIERTRLWLYHKPAGLVTTNADPEGRPTVFENLPEGLPRVLSIGRLDINTEGLLLLTNDGGLARVLELPSTGWLRRYRVRAHGEIDQEALDRLKDGIAVDGVLYGAIEATLDRVQGSNVWITMGLREGKNREIKNVLGALGLDVNRLIRISYGPFQLGDLPEGHVQEIRGRTLRDQLGPRLIEDAKANFDAPLYNDQPAAERDHHDEAAEDAGKPERAGRRERPEDKRERALARLDTRRDEGRSRDRGERPAGRSADRPARVPAKRSRTANVWMAPGARPIAEKKPKSADEPSATPVRRERPEGAPKTKRYGRTKDGLATKTSGKFDPDRKGAAAKGAARPERAPRPSVRRGDEDGDWISASEPVRRKDDTRDAGFDRRRPFDAGERKSRDHGDRPPRRESSERTRAERPARAGGENRAFSGKPRTSRSEGDRPQGREGGNRPSGDRPRGKPAGKPSVGKSPGQRSGGPRGGKPGGGKPGGRPGGGKPRGKGK